The following coding sequences are from one Schizosaccharomyces osmophilus chromosome 1, complete sequence window:
- the cbp1 gene encoding CENP-B-like protein codes for MAPVRRRAITEKEKKELRNYFFNSSDKPTQSDLISWFRHRFDKDLSQPSVSQILSSRYSYLDSLNDIDGDVKRNRPAKYPILEKLLFEWQQRAQSQNQVVTGEAIKETASKLWKKIPEYKDLPTPEFSNGWLENFKRRHQQFQNNVNKEQPYLLFHGNMIETVTRISDITTLAEPENVFALCEMGLFWKLTPSKIYAVEEAQGMKRDKARITTLLCANATGTKKLPMWAIGYSQNPKAFRAAAIKPEVLNFHWRYNGRACLTTILIEEWLLWFDTQMQNRKVILLLERSTAVVCALQNLRNASRDLKNTSVIILPGQQEKSYNPFDYGITFTLKAFYRKYWIRYMLAQIELGRNPHKTVNVLHAMRWLTKAWEIDILPESIYSSFCQSSVLRDFYAVEPELSYPAEVVGEIQNSVARFDTRSAENIHSFIDPVEERPQEVGDDVLTYVASQFLPDRDHETDEEDEPHLQTTLNGTYEALDYLINFEAQREGGDPSFIMTLLRYQNTLEDWQTRLLK; via the coding sequence ATGGCACCAGttagaagaagagcaattacagaaaaagaaaaaaaggaacttCGAAACTATTTCTTTAACAGTTCGGATAAACCAACGCAATCAGACCTAATTTCATGGTTTAGGCATCGATTCGACAAAGATCTTTCGCAGCCATCTGTATCCCAAATATTATCTTCTCGATACAGTTATCTCGATAGTTTGAACGACATAGACGGTGATGTGAAACGGAATCGACCTGCTAAATATCCAATACTGGAAAAACTACTGTTTGAATGGCAGCAAAGAGCTCAGAGTCAAAACCAGGTAGTCACAGGAGAAGCCATCAAAGAAACGGCTAGTAAgttatggaaaaagattCCAGAATACAAAGATTTACCCACCCCCGAATTCAGCAATGGATGGTTAGAAAACTTCAAGAGACGTCACcagcaatttcaaaacaatgTCAATAAAGAACAACcttatttgcttttccacGGAAACATGATTGAGACGGTTACTAGAATCTCGGATATTACTACTTTGGCGGAACCAGAAAACGTGTTTGCACTATGTGAAATGGGACTTTTCTGGAAGCTTACACCAAGCAAAATATATGCAGTTGAGGAAGCACAAGGAATGAAACGTGACAAAGCTCGAATCACCACATTGTTGTGTGCCAATGCCACTGGCACGAAAAAACTTCCAATGTGGGCTATTGGTTACTCCCAAAACCCCAAAGCTTTCCGTGCAGCAGCAATTAAACCAGAAGTATTAAACTTTCATTGGAGGTACAATGGTCGTGCTTGTTTGACCACGATATTGATTGAAGAATGGCTTTTGTGGTTCGATACTCAAATGCAAAACCGCAAAGTAATACTTTTGCTTGAACGTTCTACTGCTGTTGTCTGTGCTTTGCAAAATTTGCGTAACGCCAGTCGAGATCTAAAAAACACTTCAGTCATTATACTTCCTGGGCAACAGGAAAAGAGCTACAATCCTTTTGATTATGGAATTACGTTTACTTTAAAAGCATTTTATCGGAAGTATTGGATTCGCTACATGCTTGCTCAAATAGAGCTTGGTAGAAACCCACACAAGACCGTCAATGTTCTTCATGCAATGCGCTGGCTGACGAAAGCGTGGGAGATTGACATTTTGCCTGAATCTATTTATAGTAGCTTTTGTCAAAGCAGTGTTTTGAGAGACTTTTATGCTGTTGAACCCGAACTATCTTACCCTGCCGAAGTAGTGGGTGAAATTCAAAACTCCGTTGCTCGTTTCGATACCCGTTCGGCAGAAAATATTCATAGCTTTATCGATCCCGTTGAGGAACGACCTCAAGAAGTTGGAGATGATGTACTGACCTATGTAGCTTCTCAATTCTTACCCGATCGAGATCATGAAaccgatgaagaagatgagcCTCATCTACAAACAACTTTGAATGGTACATATGAAGCATTAGACTATTTGATTAATTTCGAAGCTCAGCGTGAAGGAGGTGACCCTTCTTTTATCATGACTCTTCTCCGTTACCAAAACACCCTTGAAGACTGGCAAACTAGGCTACTAAAGTAA
- a CDS encoding mitochondrial carrier, iron ion: protein MDLQTLLAASSGSVASRVVCHPIDTITVHKQTVGSFSFRNTPLKAYYRGLPISLTLITPATCLYMSTYVESKRRLKDYLGDGVLLYSACGMTAEVVSSFVWTPLEVIKARTQISQHGVIPTIKSLRKQEGIKGFYRGYWMGIAIYLPTTVSWWVMYEETKKWLQANTNYDISLVAPLASALGTVVATTISTPLDIVKTRYQVATSSAMQKTEFANIADKIKISDVARLLFKEHGFGGFTRGLMFRMAYIMPSGMISMSVFESFRGGGFD, encoded by the exons atGGATTTGCAAACTTTGTTAGCAGCTAG cTCAGGATCTGTTGCGAGTCGAGTCGTATGTCATCCAATTGACACGATTACCgttcataaacaaaccgTGGGGagcttttcatttcgaAATACACCTTTAAAAGCTTACTATCGTGGTTTGCCCATCTCTTTGACGCTAATTACACCTGCAACATGTCTATATATGTCTACTTATGTAGAATCTAAGAGGAGATTGAAAGACTACTTGGGTGACGGTGTTTTATTGTATTCTGCTTGCGGAATGACAGCTGAAGTTGTTAGTAGTTTTGTATGGACGCCGTTAGAAGTTATCAAAGCTCGTACTCAGATTTCTCAGCATGGAGTGATCCCGACAATTAAAAGTTTGCGGAAACAGGAAGGGATTAAAGGATTTTATCGAGGCTATTGGATG GGTATTGCCATCTATTTACCGACAACAGTAAGTTGGTGGGTAATGTATGAAGAGACAAAAAAGTGGTTACAAGCAAATACAAATTATGATATTTCATTGGTGGCTCCCCTTGCTTCCGCACTTGGTACGGTCGTAGCAACGACTATTTCTACTCCTCTAGACATAGTAAAGACTCGCTATCAGGTTGCTACTTCTTCAGCCATGCAAAAGACAGAGTTCGCAAACATTGCCgataaaattaaaatatcTGATGTTGCCAggcttcttttcaaagagCACGGATTTGGAGGATTCACTCGTGGGCTAATGTTTCGAATGGCATATATCATGCCCTCAGGTATGATTTCAATGTCCGTTTTCGAATCGTTTAGAGGAGGTGGTTTTGATtaa
- a CDS encoding mitochondrial leucine-tRNA ligase → MQLFNSRVVPRLLQSPNKINTLCSKKSISVVSHKLNLLDIEKKWKKEWAKQSPFPANESGKKKYVLSMFPYPSGSLHMGHVRVYTISDTLSRYYRMKGFNVIHPMGWDAFGLPAENAAIEHHISPKSWTKSNIEKMKHQFEYMNVHFDWDREIVTCDPSYYKWGQYLFTQLFRKGLAYQADALVNWDPVDCTVLANEQVDSQGRSWRSGAVVEKKNLCQWFFKTSDYSERLLKDLEELYAWPEKVKKMQQNWIGKSEGLEIQFKTDQKYTLDVYTTRPETIFGSAFIGLSKSHPLVQSEAQKYENLSTFLKSDDANSDGFELPIVAYNPLTAAPIPVYYAPYVVNEHGTGAVMGVPMHDLRDFTFATENGIPFPPTNVVLPLKSEMINNESPYTGNGVMSEISGEYSGMKNKEAAKAISKYLQSRGIARFVTKYRLRDWLVSRQRFWGTPIPIVHCDSCGAVPVPEHELPVQLPELTDIYGKGSSPLTNLESWVKTNCPQCKKPARRETDTMDTFVDSSWYFFRFLDPKNKNLPFDPKKVEKEMPVDIYIGGIEHSILHLLYSRFLSKVMHDIGLWKNDSLNNEPFTRLITQGMVHGPTYVSQSTGRILKPSQVEKILGKFVNTANPDDEVELCYFKMSKSKHNGVDPISTILRWGSDVTRAHLLFSAPVDGVLQWDSTGIVGAERWLLRLATCVESIQQMDQPDVSSSSEMNDKTLELLEQSHDYMVACAKNYENIFSLNVIISDSMKLTITIYNCLKDNASPKGALKTSAEVLIRCIAPIVPCISSELWNHLGHKDSVYTSWPSMQKPTITKKRVSVPVQINGKWRFQMNIPSDSLSENLVMKTVLAHPDAHRWLKDKKVVRAIIKPKVVSLVVK, encoded by the coding sequence ATGCAGCTTTTTAATTCCAGGGTGGTTCCAAGGTTGCTACAATCGCCAAACAAAATTAACACATTAtgttccaaaaaatcaatcTCTGTCGTTAGTCATAAGCTCAATCTTTTGGATatcgaaaagaaatggaaaaaagaatgggCTAAACAGTCTCCGTTTCCAGCCAATGAGTCaggcaaaaaaaagtacgTTCTAAGTATGTTTCCATACCCTAGTGGTTCATTACACATGGGTCACGTACGAGTATACACTATATCGGATACTCTGTCTAGGTACTATAGAATGAAAGGTTTCAATGTAATTCATCCTATGGGTTGGGATGCATTTGGGCTTCCTGCTGAAAATGCTGCTATTGAGCATCATATATCTCCCAAGTCGTGGACAAAATCGAATATTGAGAAAATGAAGCACCAGTTTGAGTACATGAACGTTCATTTTGATTGGGATCGAGAAATTGTTACTTGTGATCCTTCTTATTATAAATGGGGCCAATACCTATTTACACAGCTATTTAGAAAAGGACTAGCATATCAGGCTGATGCTTTAGTAAATTGGGATCCTGTCGATTGTACAGTACTAGCAAACGAGCAAGTCGACTCCCAGGGTCGTTCTTGGAGAAGCGGAGCTGTTGTTGAGAAAAAGAACCTTTGTCAGTGGTTTTTCAAGACATCGGATTACTCGGAACGGCTTTTAAAAGATTTAGAAGAATTGTATGCTTGGCCTGAAAAGGTGAAAAAGATGCAGCAAAATTGGATCGGCAAGAGCGAGGGTTTAGAAATTCAGTTTAAAACCGATCAAAAATATACCCTCGATGTTTACACAACAAGACCCGAAACAATCTTTGGTTCCGCATTTATAGGACTCTCAAAGTCTCACCCGTTAGTTCAATCAGAAGCCCAAAAGTATGAGAATCTTAGTacttttctgaaaagtGACGATGCAAACAGCGATGGTTTTGAACTTCCTATCGTTGCTTATAATCCTCTTACCGCTGCACCGATTCCAGTCTATTATGCTCCATACGTAGTCAATGAGCATGGAACTGGCGCTGTTATGGGAGTTCCTATGCATGATTTAAGGgattttacttttgctACTGAAAATGGCATACCTTTTCCTCCGACTAATGTTGTTCTTCCCCTAAAATCTGAAATGATTAATAATGAATCACCTTATACAGGAAATGGTGTAATGTCAGAAATATCTGGTGAATACAGtggaatgaaaaataaagaagctGCAAAAGCGATTTCGAAGTATTTACAAAGCCGTGGCATAGCTCGATTTGTAACGAAGTACAGACTAAGAGATTGGCTTGTTTCAAGACAAAGGTTTTGGGGTACCCCTATCCCTATTGTGCACTGTGATAGCTGTGGAGCAGTTCCTGTTCCTGAGCATGAACTGCCCGTCCAATTGCCTGAACTCACAGATATTTATGGCAAGGGGTCGTCTCCTTTGACTAATTTGGAATCTTGGGTAAAAACTAATTGTCCTCAGTGTAAAAAGCCTGCCAGAAGAGAAACAGATACAATGGACACTTTTGTGGACTCTTCGTGGTACTTCTTTAGATTTCTGGATCCtaagaataaaaatcttccttttgatccaaaaaaagttgaaaaggaaatgccTGTTGATATTTATATTGGCGGCATAGAACACTCTATTTTACATCTTTTATACTCTCGCTTTTTATCGAAGGTTATGCATGATATTGGGCTTTGGAAAAACGATAGTTTGAACAATGAACCATTTACCAGATTAATTACGCAAGGAATGGTACATGGACCTACTTATGTGAGTCAATCAACAGGAAGAATTTTGAAGCCAAGTcaagttgaaaaaatattggGCAAATTTGTTAATACTGCGAACCCTGATGATGAAGTGGAATTATGCTATTTCAAAATGAGCAAAAGTAAGCACAATGGAGTTGATCCGATTAGCACCATTTTACGCTGGGGTTCTGACGTGACGAGGGCACATCTATTATTTTCGGCTCCTGTAGACGGTGTATTGCAATGGGATAGTACAGGAATAGTTGGAGCTGAAAGATGGTTGCTTCGTTTAGCGACATGTGTTGAAAGCATACAACAAATGGATCAACCAGATGTATCTTCTTCGTCCGAAATGAACGATAAAACTTTGGAGCTACTAGAACAAAGTCATGATTATATGGTTGCTTGTGCAAAGAATTacgaaaatattttttctttgaatgtAATTATATCGGATTCCATGAAGCTGACCATTACCATTTACAACTGCTTAAAAGACAATGCCTCCCCGAAAGGCGCATTGAAAACATCTGCCGAGGTATTAATTAGGTGCATTGCACCAATTGTTCCTTGTATTTCTAGTGAACTCTGGAATCATCTAGGACACAAAGACTCTGTTTATACGAGTTGGCCATCCATGCAAAAGCCAACGATtactaaaaaaagagtcTCTGTCCCTGTTCAAATCAATGGGAAATGGAGGTTTCAAATGAATATTCCAAGTGATTCTTTAAGCGAGAACCTAGTTATGAAGACCGTTTTGGCCCATCCGGATGCGCATCGATGGTTAAAGGACAAAAAGGTTGTAAGGGCCATAATAAAACCAAAGGTTGTGAGCTTAGTTGTGAAGTAA
- the gos1 gene encoding SNARE Gos1, producing MKSMLLRDSVKKASQFQKAIQKDPTQAEKLLEERRQLLEQAKSASEDDDSHSKVNLQSHLERLKRDENLMKKVLSNGVSSTGLDNTESVKAMESMYELQEANSLDNSIRGTNELLERALATREDFEYQSSVLQNVSDRINHVALSIPFINQVLRKTKSRKQRDVILFSILISVLVLLFFFFH from the coding sequence ATGAAGTCAATGCTCTTAAGAGATTCTGTAAAAAAAGCAtctcaatttcaaaaagcgATTCAAAAAGATCCAACCCAAGCTGAAAAATTATTGGAAGAACGCCGGCAACTGTTAGAACAAGCAAAATCAGCGTCCGAAGATGATGATTCCCATTCTAAAGTTAACTTACAATCTCATTTGGAGCGCTTAAAGCGTGATGAaaatttaatgaagaaaGTCTTAAGCAATGGAGTTAGCTCTACTGGGCTAGATAATACCGAAAGTGTTAAAGCTATGGAAAGCATGTATGAGCTACAAGAAGCAAACTCACTCGATAATTCCATTCGAGGAACCAACGAACTACTTGAACGAGCGCTAGCCACTCGtgaagattttgaatatcAAAGCAGTGTTCTTCAAAACGTCTCCGATCGTATAAATCATGTGGCATTATCTATACCATTTATAAATCAAGTTCTACGGAAAACAAAGTCTAGGAAGCAAAGAGAtgttattcttttttctattctgATATCCGTCTTAGTCTTgctgtttttcttttttcactAA
- the atp10 gene encoding mitochondrial F1-FO ATP synthase chaperone Atp10 translates to MSWLKLRSPNILTGVCLKPLGCIRNYSQKIDKTPKLLTPIGLSNSPLDSSDKSKQSKLTASQRQDKILREMRGSIVQDISEVQEKNGKLFYAPPRVFKKEASLWMYNFEGKSLSSEKVNLYKKCQGRPSVLLLFVNSYGENQCKQWIQNLDKITEFPVFFFNVQSNIMKYFLTRLFSGSIKSSLPSKESWNNYVISLNKRLRYPEIQWNNRLVGNVFLLDESCKIRWAGTGFPTNEELKEFHAACKYLQSQSSKV, encoded by the exons ATGTCGTGGTTAAAACTGAGAAGTCCAAATATCCTTACTGGTGTTTGTCTGAAACCATTAGGATGTATACGCAATTACAGtcaaaaaattgataaaaCACCTAAACTATTAACACCAATTGGTCTCTCAAATTCTCCTCTGGACAGCTCAgacaaaagtaaacaatccAAGTTGACAGCTAGTCAACGTCAAGACAAAATTCTCAGAGAAATGAGAGGATCCATAGTCCAGGATATTTCTGAagttcaagaaaaaaacgGAAAGTTATTCTATGCTCCACCAAGGGTATTCAAAAAGGAG GCCTCTCTCTGGATGTAcaattttgaaggaaaatcTTTATCTAGTGAAAAAGTGAATCTTTACAAGAAATGTCAGGGAAGACCCTCTGTACTTTTGCTCTTTGTAAATAGTTATGGCGAAAACCAATGTAAACAGTGGATACAGAATCTCGATAAAATTACCGAATTTCCagtcttcttttttaatgtCCAGTCCAATATAATGAAGTACTTTTTAACTCGATTGTTTTCCGGAAGTATCAAGAGTTCTCTTCCTTCAAAGGAAAGTTGG AACAACTATGTTATTTCGTTGAATAAAAGGTTACGTTATCCTGAAATCCAATGGAACAATCGATTAGTTGGAAATGTGTTTTTACTTGATGAATCTTGCAAGATAAGATGGGCAGGGACGGGCTTTCCGACAAACGAGGagttgaaagaatttcatGCTGCTTGCAAATATTTGCAAAGCCAGTCATCAAAAGtataa
- the smp3 gene encoding pig-Z, alpha-1,2-mannosyltransferase Smp3, translated as MQKYRKYMIIYAFLLCFRFWISQSNSYIHPDEQLQSLQIIAGKNLGWKVELPWEFTSEEPIRSMLPLYLMLLPAFYTAKATCHEFCKPDTIYLLARFTMFLWSLAIDFSISRIVPPTKKWKCLILYSSSFLACSFQTHTISNSMETVFTFLTIMFLSKLAVSSVNSRSSYLLSTAASISTTIGIFTRITFLAFVFVPFVYYGFQWLKTNRKNKLSLFKHIFFMICSCVLVSSLCVYEDYKFYGKFTITLLNNISYNSRVENLALHGIHSKNQHFLVNVPLLCGPLLFVFSLWNLRSAHAWFWIFPVAVLSIFPHQEARFLLPAVSLYVVFAAQHIRSRFLLLLFIIYSTVMSVFYGIMHQNGVVPSVVELGSILRDNGLLNHASVSHHPATIYYWRTYTAPTWMLARPNSSPVDVVQLYNYSKEQSLSLFWDDYFKSQLAEKESSGVASSDTLSFPILVCPVALLQSEEDMKGLQLLRYIPYHVDLDDADELPLADLIRNHGIGIYAAKKN; from the exons ATGCAGAAATATCGAAAGTATATGATAATCTATGCCTTTTTATTATGTTTTCGATTTTGGATATCTCAAAGTAATTCATACATTCATCCTGATGAGCAATTGCAGTCGTTACAGATAATTGCCG GGAAAAATCTTGGTTGGAAGGTCGAGCTTCCTTGGGAATTCACATCTGAAGAACCAATTCGGTCCATGCTTCCTTTGTATCTTATGCTCCTACCTGCGTTTTACACTGCAAAAGCGACTTGCCATG AATTTTGTAAACCAGATACTATATATCTGTTAGCTAGATTCACTATGTTTTTGTGGTCTCTAGCTATTG ATTTTAGCATATCCAGGATTGTTCcaccaacaaaaaaatggaagtGTTTAATTCTgtattcttcatcatttttaGCTTGTAGCTTCCAGACTCACACTATCTCAAATTCTATGGAAACCGTGTTTACATTTCTGACAATTATGTTCCTATCAAAGCTGGCTGTCTCT TCGGTGAACAGTAGGAGCAGTTATTTATTGTCAACGGCAGCATCCATAAGCACTACGATCGGTATTTTTACTAGAATTACCTTTCTTGCATTCGTTTTTGtgccttttgtttattacgGTTTTCAATGGTTAAAAACTAACAGGAAAAATAAGCTTTC GCTGTTTAAGcacattttctttatgatTTGTTCATGTGTGTTAGTGTCTTCACTGTGCGTTTATGAAGATTATAAGTTTTACGGAAAGTTCACAATTACTCTTCTCAACAATATAAGTTATAACTCTCGGGTTGAAAATCTAGCCTTACACGGAATTCATTCCAAGAATCAGCATTTCCTTGTTAACGTTCCTCTTCTATGTGGTCCGTTACTCTTTGTGTTTTCACTGTGGAATCTGCGAAGTGCTCATGCATggttttggatttttccGGTAGCTGTACTCTCCATTTTTCCACATCAAGAAGCCAGATTTCTACTTCCCGCCGTCTCTCTATATGTAGTGTTTGCGGCTCAACATATTAGGTCGCGATTTCTCCTGTTGCTGTTCATAATTTACTCGACTGTTATGTCAGTATTTTATGGGATTATGCACCAAAATGGAGTGGTTCCCTCTGTTGTAGAACTTGGTTCGATACTTCGTGATAATGGTTTACTAAACCACGCTTCCGTCAGTCATCATCCGGCTACAATATACTACTGGAGAACTTATACAGCACCAACATGGATGTTGGCTCGTCCAAATTCTAGTCCAGTGGATGTCGTCCAACTGTACAATTATTCTAAGGAACAATCCTTATCCCTCTTTTGGGATGATTATTTTAAAAGCCAATTAGCAGAGAAGGAATCCTCAGGTGTTGCTTCTTCGGATaccctttcttttcctatACTAGTATGTCCTGTCGCCCTTTTACAGTCCGAAGAAGATATGAAAGGCTTACAGCTTTTACGTTATATACCTTACCATGTCGACCTAGATGACGCAGATGAGCTTCCGTTAGCTGATTTGATTCGAAATCATGGAATAGGCATATATGCagctaaaaaaaattaa
- the prz1 gene encoding DNA-binding transcription factor, calcineurin responsive Prz1, with amino-acid sequence MNSYPMNHSFKSPDSPEEYYESQEVSNPNGLFQPELLPLFQDTFESELTPSTFSSHRDSVHHLAPEVPVSPKAHSSNYSTTQGMPPTDLSVPFFSFTQSNADAFLEGSSSDPYMSNSEVHSSPFSQFRMAHNIEPSGNVDSSRSPELLAPLPSKSSHGNVYEFNTSLPIGEIDSSQFLSVQSNRSDYSASPISSPRSPSPFYTPASSFSVPSSPYLRSPNTLFDDENNLNYVDVISQTSAIEDDLELPEQQDFSNFDIYENEYVTENLNIDPAEDMQPDTSSTFLSNTAGVGFAPAEPHAEAVSQTISQPSDVLSNLSTPSFVHETSAEPSNQSPAEEEGIRQNQAALNRNSITNSLTPFPVVPAIVQSADYEHSENNGSPQNISIPNLGFPQESHSVTEGKTSTIKKEVEEEPSFLAPKINVVPSSPAKSVEDFDLDHNSFLAHRERLSGAPNYPSMLNASESPTSSADVVSGDVRRSRSNSAGPRLDVYNVGPQLLKKHQRDFSDYEGYHVNNYENNDGNPTNSMEHLSINTTRPRSRSLNITGSEISVANDSVGKKNMTKSESNFVCSFPNCGKRFTRAYNLKSHMNTHTNYRPFQCSICGKSFARQHDKRRHEQLHSGIKAFACPTCHQRFARMDALNRHYKSEIGQKCLRIAADRGINVPPARRSSTQTNDQALDEE; translated from the coding sequence ATGAACAGTTATCCAATGAAccattctttcaaaagccCAGACTCACCGGAAGAGTACTATGAAAGCCAGGAGGTTTCCAATCCTAATGGGCTTTTTCAACCAGAGCTATTACCTTTATTTCAAGACACCTTTGAATCCGAATTAACTCCctctactttttcttcgcATCGCGATTCGGTTCATCATCTAGCCCCCGAAGTACCTGTTTCGCCCAAAGCACATTCAAGCAACTATTCTACTACTCAGGGAATGCCTCCAACAGATTTAAGTGTTCCATTTTTTAGCTTTACACAATCAAATGCTGAtgcttttttggaaggTTCTAGCTCTGATCCATATATGTCTAACTCTGAAGTACATTCTTCTCCATTTTCTCAATTTCGGATGGCTCATAATATAGAGCCTTCTGGTAATGTAGACTCGTCACGATCTCCAGAGCTTTTAGCTCCTCTCCCTTCAAAATCCTCGCATGGTAACGTGTATGAATTCAATACTAGCTTGCCAATTGGGGAGATCGACTCGTCTCAGTTTCTTTCTGTCCAAAGCAATCGGAGTGATTACTCTGCTTCTCCAATATCTTCACCTCGCTCACCATCACCCTTTTACACACCTGCATCTTCGTTTTCAGTCCCTAGTTCACCTTATTTACGTTCTCCAAATACCCTGTTTGATGATGAGAATAATCTCAATTATGTTGACGTTATTTCTCAGACCTCTGCCATTGAGGATGATCTTGAATTACCAGAGCAGCAAgacttttccaattttgatatttatgaaaatgaGTACGTTACAGAAAATTTGAATATCGATCCTGCGGAAGATATGCAACCCGATACATCATCCACATTTTTGAGCAACACAGCGGGTGTAGGATTTGCTCCAGCAGAACCGCACGCCGAAGCTGTTAGTCAAACCATATCTCAGCCTTCTGATGTATTATCAAATCTTTCAACACCATCATTTGTTCATGAAACATCTGCAGAACCTTCTAATCAATCTCCTGccgaagaagaagggaTTAGACAAAATCAAGCAGCGCTTAATCGAAATTCGATAACCAACAGTTTAACCCCGTTTCCCGTCGTTCCTGCTATCGTTCAGTCTGCTGATTACGAACACTCTGAAAACAATGGTAGCCCTCAGAATATTTCCATTCCCAATTTAGGTTTTCCTCAGGAAAGCCATTCTGTCACCGAAGGAAAAACttcaacaataaaaaaggaggttgaagaagagccttcttttctagctccaaaaataaatgtcGTGCCCTCGTCTCCGGCAAAATCTGTTGAGGATTTCGACCTAGACcacaattcttttttggcaCATCGTGAAAGGTTGAGTGGTGCACCAAACTATCCTTCAATGCTTAATGCCAGTGAAAGTCCCACTTCATCAGCTGATGTAGTTTCAGGAGACGTGCGACGAAGTCGTTCTAATAGCGCAGGCCCACGGTTGGATGTTTACAATGTTGGTCCGCAATTGCTGAAAAAACATCAAAGGGACTTTAGTGATTACGAAGGTTATCATGTGAATAATTATGAGAATAATGACGGTAACCCTACTAATTCAATGGAGCATTTGTCAATAAATACAACTCGTCCTCGGAGTCGATCATTAAATATAACTGGCTCTGAAATCTCAGTAGCTAACGATTCGGTagggaaaaagaatatgacAAAGTCTGAAAgtaattttgtttgttcttttcctAATTGCGGAAAAAGGTTTACTCGTGCTTACAACCTGAAAAGTCATATGAACACTCATACGAATTATCGTCCTTTCCAATGTTCGATTTGCGGAAAATCATTTGCAAGACAACATGATAAGCGGCGGCATGAGCAACTGCACAGCGGtataaaagcttttgcaTGTCCTACTTGTCACCAGCGGTTTGCGAGAATGGATGCCTTAAATCGACACTATAAAAGTGAAATTGGTCAAAAGTGTTTAAGGATTGCTGCGGATAGAGGTATAAACGTTCCGCCTGCTCGAAGGAGTAGTACGCAAACAAATGATCAAGCTTTAGACGAAGAGTAA